The Burkholderia ambifaria AMMD genome has a segment encoding these proteins:
- a CDS encoding DUF4142 domain-containing protein, translating into MTRIHKLSILAALLSALPLAVSAQAIKLTDPQIAAIVVTANQVDIDAGKLAENITHTKPVKNFAALMVTDHTNVNKSAVALATKLNLKPEANPTSDALKKEGDDNVAALKALKGHAFDKAYVDHEVTYHQQVIDALDKTLIPSAKNDELKALLVKVRPAFVAHLEHARALQSTLGGGSEKKAY; encoded by the coding sequence ATGACACGCATCCACAAGCTATCCATCTTGGCGGCCCTCCTTTCCGCGCTGCCGCTCGCCGTCTCCGCGCAAGCAATCAAACTGACGGACCCTCAGATCGCGGCGATCGTCGTGACGGCCAACCAGGTCGACATCGATGCCGGCAAGCTCGCGGAAAACATCACGCATACGAAACCGGTCAAGAACTTTGCCGCATTGATGGTCACTGATCACACCAATGTGAACAAATCGGCGGTCGCGCTCGCGACCAAGCTGAACCTGAAACCGGAAGCCAACCCGACGAGCGACGCGTTGAAGAAGGAGGGCGATGACAACGTCGCCGCGCTCAAGGCGCTCAAGGGGCACGCATTCGACAAGGCTTATGTCGATCATGAGGTGACCTATCATCAACAGGTGATCGATGCACTGGACAAGACGCTCATTCCGTCGGCGAAGAACGACGAACTGAAAGCGCTGCTCGTGAAGGTCCGGCCGGCATTCGTCGCACATCTCGAACATGCTCGCGCGTTGCAATCGACGCTCGGCGGCGGTAGTGAGAAGAAGGCCTACTAA
- a CDS encoding cupredoxin domain-containing protein — protein MCRIVVAAALAFVVADVSAATTHRITIEGMRFNPPSVTVARGDKIIWVNQDLVAHTATAAGLFDSHEIRPDASWTYVANTPGRHAYICTFHPTMKATLTVKRKP, from the coding sequence ATGTGCCGGATCGTCGTGGCGGCGGCACTGGCATTCGTGGTCGCGGACGTCTCCGCCGCCACGACGCACCGCATCACCATCGAAGGCATGCGTTTCAACCCGCCCAGCGTGACGGTCGCGCGCGGCGACAAGATCATTTGGGTCAACCAGGATCTCGTCGCGCACACGGCCACGGCCGCGGGCCTGTTCGATTCGCATGAAATCCGACCCGATGCTTCGTGGACGTATGTCGCGAACACACCGGGCCGCCACGCATATATCTGCACGTTTCATCCTACGATGAAAGCGACACTGACCGTGAAGCGCAAACCATGA
- a CDS encoding RNA polymerase sigma factor, with the protein MTHHADDPEPKPLPLTEEDDRTLAARVASGERAAFEQLMRRYNRRLYRLARVTLRDDAEAEDALQEAYLAAFRAIPRFRGDASLSTWLSRLVLNECLTRQRRGARRDTIAPMVGLSSIADFERETMDADQNESPDRALMRTELRTLLERRLDALPEAFRIVFVMRCVEEFSVEETAECLGIPEATVRSRHFRARSMLRESLARDIDLAERDVFSFDGERCDRIVLGVLAKSASR; encoded by the coding sequence ATGACGCACCATGCGGACGACCCCGAACCCAAGCCGCTGCCGCTTACGGAAGAAGACGACCGTACGCTTGCCGCACGCGTCGCGAGCGGCGAGCGCGCGGCGTTCGAACAGCTGATGCGTCGCTACAACCGGCGGCTCTACCGGCTTGCACGGGTGACGTTGCGCGACGATGCCGAAGCCGAGGATGCGCTGCAGGAGGCTTACCTCGCGGCGTTCCGCGCAATTCCGCGTTTTCGCGGCGACGCGTCGCTGTCGACCTGGCTGTCGCGGCTCGTGCTCAACGAGTGCTTGACGCGTCAGCGCCGCGGCGCGCGGCGCGACACGATCGCGCCGATGGTCGGGCTGTCGTCAATTGCCGACTTCGAGCGGGAAACCATGGATGCAGACCAGAACGAATCGCCGGACCGTGCGCTGATGCGCACCGAACTGCGCACCTTACTGGAGCGCAGGCTCGATGCGTTGCCCGAAGCGTTTCGCATCGTGTTCGTGATGCGCTGCGTCGAGGAATTCAGCGTCGAGGAAACTGCCGAGTGCCTCGGCATACCCGAGGCGACGGTGCGCTCACGGCATTTCCGGGCAAGGAGCATGCTGCGCGAGTCGCTCGCACGGGACATCGATCTGGCCGAGCGCGATGTGTTTTCGTTCGACGGGGAACGATGCGATCGCATCGTGCTCGGCGTGCTGGCGAAAAGCGCTTCGCGTTGA
- a CDS encoding alpha/beta hydrolase family protein — MTAEHYRVRIKVENGYLDGTVLAPKTTVAGVLFVHGWGGSQEQYLERARQAAALGCVCLTFDLTGHGRTLEEQQNVTRETHLRDLLAAYDTLVDHPLIDRDAIAVVGSSYGGYLATILTELRPVRWLGLRVPALYLDDGWNTPKRALHVEHDLVAYRKRIVPASDNRALRAASRFRGDVLLVESEHDQIVPHTAIASYLQACLSAHSLTYRILEGADHGLSDAASQSAYTALVEKWLVEMITGQRAGVRGSAAPGPTDA; from the coding sequence ATGACAGCGGAGCATTATCGTGTGCGCATCAAGGTCGAGAACGGCTACCTCGACGGTACCGTGCTCGCGCCGAAGACCACCGTGGCGGGCGTTCTGTTCGTGCACGGCTGGGGCGGCAGCCAGGAGCAGTATCTCGAGCGGGCGCGGCAGGCGGCGGCGCTCGGCTGCGTCTGCCTGACGTTCGATCTGACCGGGCATGGACGTACGCTGGAAGAGCAGCAAAACGTGACGCGCGAAACTCATCTTCGCGATTTGCTCGCCGCTTACGACACACTGGTTGACCACCCGTTGATCGATCGCGATGCCATCGCCGTCGTCGGCAGCAGCTATGGCGGCTATCTCGCGACCATCCTGACCGAATTGCGCCCCGTACGCTGGCTCGGCCTGCGCGTACCGGCGCTCTATCTCGACGACGGCTGGAATACGCCGAAGCGGGCGCTGCACGTCGAGCACGATCTCGTCGCGTATCGCAAACGCATCGTGCCGGCGTCCGACAATCGCGCACTGCGCGCGGCGTCCCGCTTTCGCGGCGATGTGTTGCTCGTCGAATCGGAGCACGATCAGATCGTGCCGCACACGGCGATCGCCAGCTATCTGCAGGCATGCCTGTCCGCGCATTCGCTGACGTACCGGATTCTCGAAGGCGCCGATCACGGGCTGTCGGACGCTGCCAGCCAGAGTGCGTACACCGCACTCGTCGAGAAGTGGCTGGTCGAGATGATCACCGGTCAGCGCGCGGGTGTGCGTGGATCCGCCGCACCCGGCCCGACGGACGCATAG
- a CDS encoding DUF3182 family protein: MKPRVQLARVTPALPVVLIHFRDEGTPHVGHVADTLRQLGAQIAALKGTRLAGEFRRTERYPANRYVIPNDTLTVSQARELGVRSVRDLFGGVVPFPFVATKVIAHRLVEGARAKPPGWSAAFAEHAAALTLPGYSAFSREDACDAAQRLWQDGRVRLKRPSGIGGTGQTLVADMAELEAELDEFGDDALRTGGIVVERHLDSIETLSVGQVTLDDLVASYWGVQHLTVNNHGHEVYGGTDLVVVRGGFDVLARLDVTAEVSEAIQKACAFDAAVQRDYAGFFASRRNYDVAFGTDAQGVRHCGVLEQSWRIGGASGAEIGALRMFRTDMEVDAVAAATREIYGDDPAIPAGAQIVYRGVDAHAGALTKYYTVDRHPFRRSSET, from the coding sequence TTGAAACCACGGGTCCAACTGGCGCGCGTAACGCCGGCACTACCGGTCGTCCTCATTCACTTTCGGGACGAGGGGACGCCGCACGTCGGTCATGTCGCCGACACGCTGCGCCAGCTCGGCGCGCAGATCGCCGCACTGAAGGGAACACGGCTTGCGGGCGAGTTCCGTCGGACCGAAAGATACCCTGCAAACCGTTACGTGATCCCGAACGATACGCTCACCGTGTCGCAAGCACGCGAACTCGGGGTCCGATCCGTACGGGACCTGTTCGGTGGCGTCGTGCCGTTTCCGTTCGTCGCGACCAAGGTGATTGCCCATCGTCTGGTCGAAGGCGCCCGCGCCAAGCCGCCCGGCTGGTCCGCCGCATTCGCGGAACACGCGGCGGCGCTGACGCTGCCGGGTTACTCCGCGTTCTCGCGCGAGGATGCGTGCGACGCCGCGCAGCGCCTGTGGCAGGACGGCCGCGTGCGGCTCAAGCGGCCCAGCGGAATCGGCGGAACGGGGCAGACACTGGTGGCCGACATGGCGGAGCTGGAAGCGGAGCTTGACGAGTTCGGCGACGACGCGTTGCGCACCGGCGGCATCGTCGTCGAGCGCCATCTCGATTCGATCGAGACGTTGAGCGTCGGGCAGGTCACGCTGGACGATCTGGTGGCGAGCTACTGGGGCGTTCAGCATCTGACCGTCAACAATCACGGCCACGAAGTGTATGGCGGCACCGACCTCGTCGTCGTCCGCGGCGGCTTCGACGTGCTGGCGCGGCTCGACGTCACGGCCGAGGTCAGCGAGGCGATCCAAAAGGCATGCGCATTCGACGCCGCCGTGCAACGCGATTACGCGGGCTTTTTCGCGTCGCGGCGCAACTACGATGTCGCGTTCGGCACCGATGCACAAGGCGTGCGCCACTGCGGCGTACTGGAGCAATCGTGGCGGATCGGCGGCGCATCGGGCGCGGAAATCGGCGCGTTGCGCATGTTCAGGACGGACATGGAGGTTGACGCCGTGGCCGCCGCGACGCGCGAGATTTACGGCGACGACCCGGCGATACCGGCCGGCGCGCAGATCGTCTATCGCGGTGTCGATGCCCACGCCGGCGCCCTCACCAAGTACTACACGGTCGATCGTCATCCCTTCCGAAGGAGCAGCGAGACATGA
- a CDS encoding chromate transporter, with protein sequence MTTAIAATEPTYSLGELVAYMLRLGTFGFGGPVALAGYMRRDLVERRGWITEADYKEGLTLAQLAPGPMAAQLAIYLGFVHYRLLGATLVGFAFVLPSFLMVLALGFAYAHFGGLSWMQAVFYGVGAAVVGIIAMSAYKLTTKTVGNDKLLWAIFLTLTVVTFVTESEIAWLFIAAGLIGWLWRAPPKWLHRGGLHAVAAANLPAASGILSGIDLPQLVQIGAFFTKAGAFVFGSGLAIVPFLYGGVVTEHHWLNDRQFVDAVAVAMITPGPVVITVGFIGYLVAGLPGACVAALGTFLPCYLFTVIPAPYMKKYGHRPDVKAFVDGITAAAVGAITGSVLVIAKRSIVDIPTALVAVATVLLLWRFRKLQEPVIVTAAALFGLVAYPLLHH encoded by the coding sequence ATGACCACCGCCATCGCCGCGACCGAACCGACCTACTCGCTCGGCGAGCTGGTTGCCTACATGCTGCGTCTCGGGACGTTCGGCTTCGGCGGGCCGGTCGCGCTCGCGGGCTACATGCGTCGCGACCTGGTCGAGCGTCGCGGCTGGATCACCGAAGCCGACTACAAGGAAGGACTCACGCTGGCCCAGCTCGCGCCGGGGCCGATGGCCGCGCAGCTCGCGATCTATCTCGGCTTCGTCCACTATCGTCTGCTGGGCGCGACGCTCGTCGGATTCGCGTTCGTGCTGCCGTCGTTCCTGATGGTGCTCGCGCTCGGCTTCGCCTACGCGCACTTCGGCGGGCTGTCGTGGATGCAGGCGGTTTTCTATGGTGTCGGCGCCGCGGTGGTCGGCATCATCGCGATGAGCGCGTACAAGCTGACCACCAAAACCGTCGGCAACGACAAGTTGCTTTGGGCGATCTTCCTGACGCTCACCGTCGTCACGTTTGTCACCGAATCGGAAATCGCGTGGCTCTTCATCGCTGCCGGGTTGATCGGCTGGCTGTGGCGCGCGCCACCGAAGTGGCTGCATCGGGGCGGGCTGCATGCGGTAGCCGCCGCCAACCTGCCGGCCGCCAGCGGAATACTGAGCGGCATCGACCTGCCGCAGCTCGTGCAGATCGGCGCGTTCTTCACGAAGGCGGGCGCGTTCGTGTTCGGCTCGGGGCTCGCGATCGTGCCGTTCCTCTACGGCGGCGTCGTCACCGAACATCACTGGCTGAACGACAGGCAGTTCGTGGATGCCGTTGCGGTCGCGATGATCACGCCCGGGCCGGTCGTCATCACAGTCGGCTTCATCGGGTATCTCGTCGCCGGCTTGCCCGGCGCGTGCGTCGCGGCGCTCGGCACGTTCCTGCCTTGCTATCTGTTCACCGTCATTCCCGCGCCGTACATGAAGAAGTACGGGCACCGTCCGGACGTCAAGGCGTTCGTGGACGGAATCACCGCCGCAGCCGTCGGTGCGATCACGGGCTCCGTCCTCGTGATCGCGAAACGCTCGATCGTCGACATACCGACCGCACTGGTCGCCGTCGCAACCGTGCTGCTGCTGTGGCGCTTCAGGAAGCTGCAGGAGCCGGTCATCGTCACTGCGGCGGCGCTATTCGGGCTCGTGGCCTATCCGTTGCTCCATCATTGA
- a CDS encoding chromate resistance protein ChrB domain-containing protein, with amino-acid sequence MNALTTWSLLILTLPTQNATARMRFWRSLKAKGCAVLRDGIYLLPYSDEHEAALRELADAIAESGGTAHLLRAPSLDAAQDLEFRTLFDRRDDYTAFIQTLAEARKTFAGQSAVELTRLLRRIRKDFDAIRSIDYFPCDAATRAEVALQDFVALVDTVLSPGEPHAAERPVRVLAIDEYQGRTWATRQRMWVDRVASAWLIRRFIDTHARFIWLASPADCPADALGFDFDGAAFTHVGERVTFEVLLASFALDTNAALVRLGEIVHALDVGGPAAPEAIGFEAVMAGTRQRAENDDQLLEHMSAVLDALYAHFSSTGKNGNGARS; translated from the coding sequence ATGAATGCGCTCACGACATGGTCGCTCCTCATCCTGACGCTTCCGACGCAGAACGCGACGGCGCGCATGCGGTTCTGGCGTTCCCTGAAGGCGAAGGGCTGCGCGGTGTTGCGCGACGGCATCTATCTGCTCCCGTACTCGGACGAGCACGAAGCAGCCCTGCGCGAACTCGCGGACGCGATCGCCGAGAGCGGCGGCACCGCCCACCTGTTGCGCGCGCCAAGTCTCGACGCGGCGCAGGATCTGGAGTTCCGGACGCTCTTCGATCGACGCGACGACTACACCGCCTTCATTCAGACCCTCGCGGAGGCCCGCAAGACCTTCGCCGGACAGTCCGCCGTGGAACTCACGCGCTTGCTGCGACGCATCCGCAAGGACTTCGACGCGATCCGGTCAATCGATTACTTCCCGTGCGACGCAGCGACCCGTGCCGAAGTCGCGCTGCAGGATTTCGTCGCGCTGGTCGATACCGTGCTGTCGCCGGGCGAGCCGCACGCTGCCGAGCGCCCCGTCCGCGTGCTCGCAATCGACGAGTATCAGGGACGAACCTGGGCGACGCGCCAGCGCATGTGGGTCGATCGAGTCGCCAGCGCGTGGCTGATCCGCCGCTTCATCGACACCCACGCGCGCTTCATCTGGCTCGCGTCGCCGGCGGATTGCCCCGCTGACGCGCTGGGCTTCGATTTCGACGGCGCTGCGTTCACGCATGTGGGCGAGCGCGTCACGTTCGAAGTGCTGCTCGCGAGTTTCGCGCTCGATACGAACGCTGCACTCGTACGGCTCGGCGAGATCGTGCATGCGCTCGACGTAGGCGGCCCCGCGGCGCCCGAAGCGATCGGCTTCGAGGCCGTGATGGCCGGCACGCGCCAGCGCGCGGAGAACGACGACCAGTTGCTCGAGCACATGAGCGCCGTGCTCGACGCGCTGTACGCGCATTTCTCATCGACCGGAAAGAACGGGAACGGAGCCAGGTCATGA
- a CDS encoding metal/formaldehyde-sensitive transcriptional repressor has protein sequence MSHTIKEKQKLLNRVRRIKGQVEAIERALEDERGCNEILRLITSGRGAMNGLLAVVLEDHIRSHLVDAEHHADEGSATEQLIEVVHSYFK, from the coding sequence ATGAGCCACACCATCAAGGAAAAGCAAAAGCTGCTGAACCGTGTCCGCCGCATCAAGGGACAGGTCGAAGCGATCGAACGCGCGCTGGAGGACGAGCGCGGTTGCAACGAGATCCTGCGCCTCATCACGAGTGGTCGCGGCGCGATGAACGGCCTGCTCGCGGTCGTGCTTGAGGATCACATCCGCAGCCATCTGGTCGATGCCGAACATCACGCCGATGAAGGCAGCGCGACCGAACAGCTGATCGAAGTCGTTCACAGCTACTTCAAGTAA
- the dmeF gene encoding CDF family Co(II)/Ni(II) efflux transporter DmeF: MNDFRNDAFGAGHDHIFLGAAHEQNERRTWMVIALCAAMMVAEVVGGSMFGSLALIADGLHMSTHAGAMLIAALAYTYARKHASDPRFVFGTGKLGDLAGFTSAIVLAMIALLIGYEAVARLLAPVPIHFGEAIPIAVAGLLVNVASVWLLSGDHHGHSHGHGHHHHHGHAHDAHEHEEDAHRIFDQQGVFLVSVFEDGVPPVFRVTPATNDTKRVDASAVSVTTIRPDGTRQTFAMESRGAYLESTDDIPEPHEFKAIVRLNGREHALAFEEHDHRASTAAARDHNIRSAYVHVIADAAVSVLTIVGLLLARAFGWVWMDPLAGIIGALVIANWSYGLMRDTGGILLDMNSDRRLTDSVRDAIEGVGDRVGDLHVWRLGPGHMSAVVSVATADPKRDARFYHGVLQRFRNLSHVTVEVIPATRGQ; the protein is encoded by the coding sequence ATGAACGACTTCAGGAACGACGCCTTCGGCGCAGGGCACGACCACATCTTTCTCGGCGCGGCGCACGAGCAGAACGAACGCAGGACGTGGATGGTCATCGCGCTGTGCGCGGCGATGATGGTGGCCGAGGTCGTCGGCGGGTCGATGTTCGGCTCGCTGGCGCTCATCGCAGACGGCCTGCACATGTCGACGCATGCGGGCGCGATGCTGATCGCCGCGCTCGCCTACACGTACGCTCGCAAGCATGCGAGTGACCCGCGCTTCGTGTTCGGCACGGGCAAGCTCGGCGATCTGGCGGGCTTCACGAGCGCGATCGTGCTCGCGATGATCGCGCTGCTGATCGGGTACGAGGCGGTTGCGCGCCTGCTCGCCCCGGTACCGATTCATTTCGGCGAGGCCATTCCGATCGCGGTTGCCGGCCTGCTCGTCAACGTCGCGAGCGTATGGCTGCTGAGCGGCGACCATCATGGCCATAGCCACGGGCATGGTCATCACCATCACCACGGGCATGCGCACGACGCTCACGAACACGAGGAGGACGCGCACCGGATCTTCGATCAGCAAGGCGTGTTTCTCGTATCGGTGTTCGAGGATGGCGTCCCGCCGGTTTTCCGTGTGACCCCCGCGACGAACGACACGAAGCGCGTCGACGCGAGCGCCGTGTCGGTGACGACGATCCGTCCGGACGGCACGCGGCAGACGTTCGCGATGGAAAGTCGCGGCGCTTACCTGGAGTCGACCGACGACATTCCCGAGCCGCATGAATTCAAGGCGATCGTCCGCTTGAACGGCCGCGAGCACGCGTTGGCATTCGAGGAGCACGACCATCGCGCGTCCACTGCGGCGGCGCGCGACCACAACATCCGTTCCGCGTATGTCCACGTGATCGCCGATGCGGCCGTGTCCGTGTTGACGATCGTCGGGCTGCTGCTCGCGCGCGCATTCGGTTGGGTGTGGATGGATCCGCTGGCCGGCATCATCGGCGCGCTGGTGATCGCGAACTGGTCGTACGGCCTGATGCGAGACACCGGCGGCATCCTGCTCGACATGAATTCGGACCGTCGTCTGACGGACAGTGTGCGCGATGCAATCGAAGGCGTGGGCGACCGCGTCGGCGACCTGCATGTCTGGCGGCTCGGGCCGGGGCACATGAGCGCGGTCGTGTCGGTGGCGACGGCGGACCCGAAGCGGGATGCACGCTTCTATCACGGCGTGCTCCAGCGTTTCAGGAACCTGTCGCATGTCACCGTCGAAGTGATACCCGCGACGCGAGGGCAGTAA
- a CDS encoding TonB-dependent receptor codes for MRRVLHPARRAVLAAVACQPIMVVAAFAQENTAAPTSATTDMLPAVSVNASAVRDPGEGYNPTNAVSATRIDAPLRDIPQTVNVVTAEVMRDQHANSLQDVLKNVAGVGFSTGDGQRDQVTIRGFSAIADQFVDGIRDDALYFRDLSNVDRVEVVKGPAAVLYGRGSSGGLINRVTKKPGVDVTNLGVSYGSWADRRVEADVGRVLANGAAAFRITGAHEEAKSYRSQQFLNRTAVAPSFEFRIAPKTTVLLQADYLEDRRVTDFGIPAYKGRPVDVPASAYYGAANAGEVDYSRSRVYSSTATIKHEFNEQWSIRNATRYYHYSLDRNNTLVGSVNEASRTFTLNHGNVYREEHGWFNQTDLTQKATLFGMKHELLYGMEIGQQNKDLVNYSAPVAGANGKPMNFDLFAPALPTLPLHTSTTPATNNLGIFKTLGFYTQDLISFNDQWKALVGIRYDRFEQETLDRRPKQPGLSRTDTAWSPRLGLVWQPTRTQSYYVSWSRSFQPSGEAFSLAANNAELAPEITTNTEIGAKYDWLGGKATTTISVFRLDRSNIKITNGAGTALIPIGEQRTDGVELSGAAELSHGWRVLAGYAYLDATVTNSTAALQGKRATLTPRHSGNLWLTKNLGNGFGVGGGLNFVGARMADPQNTVTLPGYVTADMMAWYARGPMSLQLNLYNLFNKGYIVSAHGSNANLNLPGAPRSVMATLRYEM; via the coding sequence ATGAGACGAGTATTGCACCCGGCACGACGCGCCGTACTGGCCGCCGTTGCGTGCCAGCCGATCATGGTTGTCGCGGCCTTCGCGCAGGAAAACACCGCCGCGCCGACGAGCGCGACGACCGACATGTTGCCGGCCGTCTCGGTGAACGCGAGCGCGGTCCGTGATCCGGGCGAAGGCTACAACCCGACCAACGCGGTCAGCGCCACCCGGATCGACGCGCCGCTGCGCGACATCCCGCAGACGGTGAACGTGGTCACGGCCGAAGTGATGCGTGATCAGCACGCCAATTCCCTGCAGGACGTGTTGAAGAACGTCGCGGGCGTCGGGTTCTCCACCGGCGACGGTCAGCGCGACCAGGTCACCATTCGCGGCTTCTCCGCGATTGCCGACCAGTTCGTCGACGGCATTCGCGACGATGCGCTCTATTTCCGCGATCTGTCGAACGTCGATCGCGTAGAAGTCGTCAAGGGCCCTGCCGCCGTTCTTTATGGCCGAGGTTCTTCAGGTGGACTAATCAACCGTGTGACGAAAAAGCCCGGAGTCGACGTCACCAACCTGGGTGTCAGCTACGGTTCGTGGGCCGACCGTCGGGTCGAAGCCGATGTCGGCCGCGTGCTCGCGAACGGCGCGGCCGCGTTCCGGATCACCGGCGCGCACGAGGAAGCCAAGAGCTATCGGTCGCAGCAGTTTCTGAATCGCACGGCGGTCGCGCCGTCGTTCGAATTCCGCATCGCGCCGAAGACGACGGTATTGCTGCAGGCCGACTACCTCGAAGATCGCCGTGTGACGGACTTCGGCATCCCGGCCTACAAGGGACGGCCGGTCGACGTGCCGGCATCCGCCTATTACGGCGCGGCGAACGCCGGCGAGGTCGACTATTCGCGATCGCGTGTCTATTCGAGCACCGCGACGATCAAGCACGAGTTCAACGAACAGTGGTCGATCCGCAATGCCACTCGCTACTATCACTATTCGCTCGACCGGAACAACACGCTCGTCGGCAGCGTCAACGAAGCGAGCCGGACGTTCACGCTGAATCACGGCAACGTCTATCGCGAGGAACACGGCTGGTTCAACCAGACCGATCTCACGCAAAAGGCCACGCTGTTCGGCATGAAGCACGAGTTGCTGTACGGGATGGAAATCGGCCAGCAGAACAAGGATCTCGTCAATTATTCGGCTCCCGTCGCCGGCGCGAACGGCAAGCCGATGAATTTCGACCTGTTCGCGCCGGCGCTGCCGACGCTGCCGCTGCACACGTCGACCACGCCGGCCACCAACAACCTCGGCATCTTCAAGACGCTCGGGTTCTACACGCAGGACCTGATCAGCTTCAACGATCAGTGGAAGGCGCTGGTCGGCATCCGCTACGACCGCTTCGAGCAGGAGACGCTCGACCGCCGGCCCAAACAGCCGGGCCTGTCGCGTACCGACACCGCATGGAGCCCGCGCCTGGGCCTGGTCTGGCAGCCGACCCGGACGCAGTCGTACTACGTGTCGTGGAGCCGCTCGTTCCAGCCGTCGGGCGAGGCGTTCTCGCTCGCGGCCAACAATGCGGAGCTCGCGCCGGAAATCACGACCAATACCGAGATCGGTGCGAAGTACGACTGGCTCGGCGGCAAGGCCACCACGACGATCTCGGTGTTCCGGCTGGATCGCAGCAACATCAAGATCACCAACGGAGCCGGCACGGCGCTGATTCCGATCGGCGAGCAGCGGACCGACGGCGTGGAACTCAGCGGCGCAGCCGAGCTCAGCCACGGCTGGCGCGTGCTGGCAGGCTACGCGTACCTGGATGCCACCGTCACGAATTCGACCGCTGCATTGCAGGGCAAGCGGGCCACGCTCACGCCGCGTCACTCCGGCAATCTGTGGCTGACCAAGAATCTCGGCAACGGCTTCGGCGTTGGCGGCGGCCTGAACTTCGTCGGCGCGCGGATGGCCGATCCGCAGAACACGGTGACCTTGCCGGGTTACGTGACGGCCGACATGATGGCCTGGTACGCGCGCGGCCCGATGTCGCTCCAGTTGAACCTCTACAACCTGTTCAACAAGGGCTATATCGTCTCGGCACACGGCTCGAACGCGAACCTCAACCTGCCGGGGGCACCGCGCAGCGTCATGGCGACGTTGCGATACGAGATGTAA
- a CDS encoding MFS transporter, protein MSVPSPIAGKRAIPRTVWALGLVSLFMDLSSELIHALLPIYLVSTMGMSVVALGILEGAAEATAMIVKVFSGAISDWLGRRKGLLLLGYGLAAFTKPLFPLASTPAVVVTARLLDRVGKGIRGAPRDALVADVAPPEIRGACFGLRQSMDTVGAFLGPLLAIALMLLFADRIRTVLWFAVVPAFIAIALIIFGVREPDRAESQRRFRSPLRWSALREFPRSYWFVVAAGATYTLARFSEAFLVLRAQQTGLDAAWIPAVMVAMSVTYSLSAWPVGILSDRLDRRVLLAAGMVLLIAADLLLGIGTSTISMFVGVAVWGLHMGFTQGILAAMVSETSPATLRGTAFGVFNLVSGICMLLASSLAGALWTHFGASTTFVTGAALVVVPLCLCRFMPRPGTSAA, encoded by the coding sequence ATGAGCGTTCCATCACCCATTGCCGGCAAGCGTGCGATTCCGCGGACCGTGTGGGCGCTGGGCCTCGTCAGCCTGTTCATGGACCTATCGTCCGAGCTGATCCATGCGCTGCTGCCGATCTATCTGGTGTCGACGATGGGGATGAGCGTCGTCGCGCTCGGCATCCTCGAAGGAGCGGCCGAGGCGACCGCGATGATCGTGAAGGTGTTCTCCGGCGCGATCAGCGACTGGCTCGGGCGCCGCAAGGGACTGCTGCTGCTCGGCTACGGCCTCGCGGCGTTCACCAAGCCGTTGTTCCCGCTCGCGTCCACCCCGGCCGTGGTCGTGACGGCCCGGCTGCTCGATCGCGTCGGCAAGGGAATTCGCGGCGCGCCGCGCGACGCGCTGGTGGCCGACGTCGCACCGCCCGAAATCCGCGGCGCGTGCTTCGGCCTGCGGCAGTCGATGGATACCGTGGGCGCGTTTCTCGGCCCGCTGCTCGCCATCGCGCTGATGTTGTTGTTCGCGGATCGCATCCGGACCGTGCTCTGGTTCGCCGTGGTGCCGGCGTTCATCGCGATCGCGCTGATCATATTCGGCGTGCGGGAGCCCGATCGGGCGGAATCGCAACGGCGCTTTCGCTCGCCGCTGCGCTGGAGCGCGCTGCGCGAGTTTCCGCGCAGCTACTGGTTCGTCGTCGCGGCCGGCGCGACCTATACGCTCGCGCGTTTCAGCGAGGCGTTCCTGGTGCTGCGCGCGCAGCAGACCGGGCTCGACGCCGCATGGATCCCGGCGGTGATGGTCGCGATGAGCGTCACCTATTCGCTGTCCGCGTGGCCGGTCGGCATCCTGTCGGACCGGCTCGATCGACGCGTGCTGCTCGCGGCCGGCATGGTGCTGCTGATCGCGGCCGACCTGCTGCTGGGCATCGGCACGTCGACGATCTCGATGTTCGTCGGCGTGGCCGTGTGGGGGCTGCACATGGGCTTTACGCAGGGCATCCTCGCCGCGATGGTGTCGGAAACCTCGCCGGCTACGCTGCGCGGTACTGCGTTCGGCGTATTCAATCTCGTTAGCGGCATCTGCATGCTGCTCGCCAGCAGCCTCGCCGGCGCGCTGTGGACGCATTTTGGCGCGTCGACCACGTTTGTCACGGGTGCCGCGCTGGTCGTGGTGCCGTTGTGTCTGTGCCGGTTCATGCCGCGACCCGGCACGTCGGCGGCGTGA